Proteins from a genomic interval of Medicago truncatula cultivar Jemalong A17 chromosome 3, MtrunA17r5.0-ANR, whole genome shotgun sequence:
- the LOC11438520 gene encoding uncharacterized protein: MACRSMLRSAMIVEPLQFQFQFQFQFKPLLFNLKPNKRGGFRCRTIKARPFHRGNGVLRCSRNDTPSSSFHDDQGPPQEAVLKAISEVSKTEGRIGQTTNMVIGGTVTDDSTNEWVALDKKVNTYPTVRGFTAIGTGGDDFVQAMVVAVESVIQQPIPQGSVKHKVSARGKYVSVNIGPVQVVSSEQVQAVYNAMRRDDRMKYFL, encoded by the exons ATGGCGTGCAGGAGCATGCTTCGTTCAGCCATGATTGTGGAACCATTGCAATttcaattccaattccaattccaattcaaACCCttactttttaatttgaaaCCGAATAAGAGAGGAGGATTTCGCTGCAGAACTATTAAGGCTCGTCCATTTCATCGTGGTAATGGAGTTCTCCGTTGCTCTCGTAACGATACACCGTCGTCGTCTTTTCATGACGATCAAGGTCCTCCTCAAGAAGCTGTGTTGAAGGCCATTTCAG AGGTATCTAAGACAGAAGGAAGGATTGGACAAACTACGAATATGGTTATTGGAGGAACTGTAACGGATGATTCTACTAATGAATGGGTTGCTTTGGACAAAAAG GTGAATACATATCCAACTGTTAGGGGCTTCACTGCAATAGGAACTGGTGGGGATGACTTCGTGCAAGCTATGGTTGTTGCTGTTGAATCTGTAATCCAACAGCCAATTCCCCAG GGGAGTGTGAAGCACAAGGTATCAGCAAGGGGTAAATATGTGTCTGTAAACATTGGGCCAGTCCAAGTTGTTTCCAGCGAACAG GTCCAAGCTGTATATAATGCTATGAGGAGGGATGACAGGATGAAATACTTTTTATAG
- the LOC11438953 gene encoding alpha-ketoglutarate-dependent dioxygenase alkB — translation MYGSENNREDSEPTAFRRAEKNYKLYYDNNNAPSKKKKNKQPIPVDLTEVLDFRSILECHHRNSELPNGVIVLQDKFSSPVFNLQNRPGFYFIPGALSIEKQCDLIKESLTDFPQPPNRTNHNAIYGPIQDLFVAANEGKVLVEEKSLVTSNEPNTDLSCRDGEKWKFTTEKEASLRKCRSVSGSSLLRKLRWSTLGLQFDWSNRNYNVSLQHNKIPEALCELAKQLAKPAMPAGVEFHPEAAIVNYFASGDTLGGHLDDMEADWSKPIVSLSLGCKAIFLLGGKSREDAPLAMFLRSGDVVLMAGEARECFHGVPRIFADKENAEIDHLETQLTHEDDICFLKYIQTSRININIRQVF, via the exons ATGTACGGATCGGAGAATAACCGGGAAGATTCGGAGCCAACGGCTTTCAGAAGAGCAGAGAAGAACTACAAGCTCTACTACGATAATAACAATGCTCCATCCAAGAAGAAAaa GAATAAACAACCCATACCGGTGGACTTAACGGAGGTACTTGACTTCAGATCAATTCTCGAATGTCATCACCGTAACAGTGAGCTTCCCAATGGTGTTATCGTTCTTCAGGATAAGTTCAGTTCTCCAGTGTTCAATTTGCAAAATCGCCCTG GCTTTTATTTTATCCCTGGGGCATTAAGCATAGAGAAACAATGTGATTTGATTAAGGAGAGTTTGACTGATTTTCCGCAGCCACCTAACAGAACAAATCACAATGCTATATATGGCCCTATACAAGATTTATTTGTTGCGGCTAACGAAGGGAAAGTTTTGGTTGAAGAGAAATCTCTAGTTACTTCGAATGAACCCAATACTGATTTGAGTTGTAGGGACGGTGAGAAATGGAAGTTTACCACGGAAAAAGAAGCATCCTTGAGAAAATGCAGATCCGTTTCTGGTTCTTCTTTGCTGCGAAAGTTACGGTGGAGCACCCTAGGTCTACAGTTTGACTGGTCTAAC CGAAACTATAATGTGTCACtccaacataacaaaatccCTGAAGCACTCTGCGAGCTCGCCAAACAATTGGCAAAACCTGCAATGCCTGCTGGTGTTGAATTCCATCCTGAAGCTGCAATAGTAAATTATTTTGCATCAG GGGACACACTAGGTGGCCACCTTGATGATATGGAAGCAGATTGGAGTAAGCCCATAGTTAGTTTAAG CTTGGGCTGTAAAGCTATTTTTCTTCTGGGAGGAAAATCTAGAGAGGATGCTCCCCTTGCAATGTTTCTTCGAAGTGGTGATGTTGTACTCATGGCTGGAGAAGCAAGAGAATGCTTTCATG GTGTTCCTCGGATCTTTGCTGATAAAGAAAATGCTGAAATAGACCATCTTGAGACACAGTTGACACATGAAGATGATATTTGTTTCCTAAAATATATTCAAACTTCAAGAATCAACATCAATATCAGACAAGTTTTTTGA
- the LOC11441060 gene encoding probable methyltransferase At1g27930, with the protein MKNRYYYPLQQRKLFIGLTTIGLIVAALFIATAITTFGTSSSLHCPISSSIRARSNEDNNPSPIQLRAILHYATSRVVPQQSVSEIKISFDVLKTYDRPCNFLVFGLGHDSLMWASFNPGGNTLFLEEDPKWVQTVLKDAPGLRAHTVRYRTQLREASKLISSYRKEPMCSPSKAFLRGNKACKLALENLPDEVYDTEWDLIMIDAPKGYFAEAPGRMAAVFSAAVMARNRKGSGVTHVFLHDVDRRVEKLYADEFLCKKNLVKGVGRLWHFQIAPFNGTDSPRFC; encoded by the coding sequence atgaagaaccGTTATTATTATCCTCTCCAACAAAGAAAACTATTCATAGGATTAACAACAATTGGATTAATAGTAGCTGCATTGTTCATAGCCACAGCGATCACAACCTTCGGTACATCCTCATCACTACATTGTCCAATCTCCTCCTCGATCCGAGCCCGATCAAACGAGGACAACAATCCCTCACCGATCCAACTAAGAGCCATTCTTCACTACGCCACATCACGTGTTGTTCCTCAACAATCGGTCTCAGAGATCAAGATCAGTTTCGATGTCTTAAAAACCTACGATCGACCATGCAACTTTCTTGTCTTCGGACTTGGCCATGATTCTCTCATGTGGGCTTCGTTTAACCCAGGTGGCAACACATTATTCCTTGAAGAAGATCCTAAATGGGTTCAAACCGTTCTTAAAGATGCACCGGGCCTTCGAGCCCATACCGTTCGTTATCGAACCCAGCTTCGTGAAGCCAGCAAACTCATCTCCTCCTACCGCAAGGAACCTATGTGTTCACCTTCTAAAGCTTTTCTACGTGGAAACAAAGCATGCAAGCTTGCGCTTGAGAATTTACCCGATGAGGTTTACGATACGGAGTGGGATCTTATTATGATCGATGCGCCGAAAGGGTATTTCGCGGAGGCGCCGGGGAGAATGGCGGCGGTGTTTTCAGCTGCTGTTATGGCGAGGAATAGGAAGGGATCTGGTGTGACGCATGTGTTTTTGCATGATGTGGATCGTAGGGTTGAGAAACTTTATGCTGATGAGTTTCTTTGTAAGAAGAATTTGGTTAAAGGTGTTGGAAGGCTTTGGCATTTTCAGATAGCACCGTTTAATGGCACTGATTCTCCTCGTTTCTGTTAA
- the LOC11438954 gene encoding uncharacterized protein: MGPLVISQLATGLSVLAGAVLVKQVMDQKPMAGPSFPRCPSCNGTGRVPCLCSRWSDGDIGCSTCSGSGRMGCSSCGGSGTGRPLPARITIRPTNRPS; this comes from the coding sequence ATGGGTCCACTCGTAATCAGCCAATTAGCCACCGGTCTAAGCGTCCTAGCCGGAGCGGTTCTCGTTAAACAGGTCATGGACCAAAAACCCATGGCCGGTCCATCATTTCCACGATGCCCCAGCTGCAACGGAACCGGTCGAGTCCCTTGCCTCTGTTCACGCTGGTCTGACGGTGATATCGGTTGTAGTACGTGTTCCGGTTCGGGTCGCATGGGTTGCAGCAGTTGTGGTGGGTCCGGAACCGGTCGACCTTTACCTGCTAGGATCACAATTCGGCCGACGAACCGCCCTTCTTAG